One Puniceicoccales bacterium genomic window, GGCTTCTGCTTGAAGTTAATGATATGACTGCAAATTTGATGAAAAAAGTTAGGTTATTGGTTTTAATTTTTTCCGTTTTGGGTGTCTTTGGGCCAAAACAACAAGCATTTTCTGGTATTCGGCATATTTTTCGCAAGCTTGAAAGTCGTGGTATCCGAAAAAGAGAGCGCCAAAATAAAAGAAATGCGCGATTTAGTAAACGGTTTAATAGGTTGCTACGGAGACGAAAGAATAAGTCGCTACATAGGCAAAGGAATAATAGTGGTCGCAGAAGCCGTTCTATGACTTGGCGGAAACGCCGCAAAAATAGAAAATTGTTGCATGAAAACAAGAAATATGATTCATTCAATATATCTAATTCCTATGGATCAACATCAGTGCCTGTTGGTGGTATGTCGTCAATGCCAGCCGCTGCACCGCAAAATCCAGGCGCACCGCAACCCAGTGGGCAATCAAATGCACAGCAAAATCCAGGCGCGCAACCCAGTGGGCTGTCAAATGCACAGCAGAAGCATCGAAATGCAAGGCTTAATGCTGCTATTAATCGAAAAACCAATAATCCAATAAAATCTGAAACTGTTCCTTCGAATGTGGTCAATAATGCCAATAAGGCTTTTATAGCGTTTTCTGATACCCATGGAGAGTATGAAAATTATGATAGAATAAAGCTTCTTATGCGTGGATTATTATCCAATAGGTCTAATAATACCAGCGTAATTTTTAATGGTGATTTTTCCCCACGCTCCAGAACCTGGGGTAATTGTGAAGAAAAAGAGTTGCCGATAAGTTTTTTGCATGAAATGACTGATACTAGTATGCCAAAAGATCAGTTAATTATCTTTGGTTTAGGCAACCATGAATTCCTTGGCGGATACTACGATTATAAAAATCATTGGATCGAGTTTGTGGATGAATTTAATAAAATAAAAACTAATAATAAAAAAATACATATGGTCAGCAGTAATTTGCTTCAAGCATTTACTGATCAAAAGTGCAAAATTGGTATAGAGCCCTATGTGGTTAATGATAATATGGGATATTTAAGTTGGACGACGATGGAAGTTTTTACAAATACAACTCATTCTCCAAACCGAAATAAAAATCACGATCCCCACACTTTATTTCATGATAAATGGATAAAATCTGGTATAAAATTAAGTGCAATTTTGAATATATTAAGTAACCGAAAGCCCTATGTGAATCCAAGGACACCTGTGTCGAGAAATAGTAATATAAGTTCTAGTAATGTTATTGTTAAAGAGTTTATGAATAACATAAATGAGTGCATCAATACTCTTGGTCGCAACAATGTTAGTAGTCACAGCAAATTATATTTAAATATTGCGGTACATGGACCTAGATGGGAGATATTGCCTGTGTTATTGACGGTTCTAAATGAGTCAAAATATAGACATAGTGGATTATTTTCGC contains:
- a CDS encoding metallophosphoesterase yields the protein MTANLMKKVRLLVLIFSVLGVFGPKQQAFSGIRHIFRKLESRGIRKRERQNKRNARFSKRFNRLLRRRKNKSLHRQRNNSGRRSRSMTWRKRRKNRKLLHENKKYDSFNISNSYGSTSVPVGGMSSMPAAAPQNPGAPQPSGQSNAQQNPGAQPSGLSNAQQKHRNARLNAAINRKTNNPIKSETVPSNVVNNANKAFIAFSDTHGEYENYDRIKLLMRGLLSNRSNNTSVIFNGDFSPRSRTWGNCEEKELPISFLHEMTDTSMPKDQLIIFGLGNHEFLGGYYDYKNHWIEFVDEFNKIKTNNKKIHMVSSNLLQAFTDQKCKIGIEPYVVNDNMGYLSWTTMEVFTNTTHSPNRNKNHDPHTLFHDKWIKSGIKLSAILNILSNRKPYVNPRTPVSRNSNISSSNVIVKEFMNNINECINTLGRNNVSSHSKLYLNIAVHGPRWEILPVLLTVLNESKYRHSGLFSRLVINIITGHDHSEKSPNNKKPPYCLKNFGAKNGFGQNSVINILVPGPFGDAGIGAYLNDNQDNFYVKVN